ACTCACTTGGATTCAGGTCTGAGCATCTTCACTCTTGCACCAAGTTGAGTCAAAGCAACCTATTGCTTAGTTGCATTAATTTCCACCTTCATTGTTGTAAGCAAAATCTTTTTGGCTAAAACTACATGTCCTTCATCAGAATAATACCACATGGGGAAAGACAAATGAACAAGATGATTAGTAAGCACCAAGTCAAGAACTAAAAGACATGCTTCCATTCAAATGAAGACACAAAGCAAAATCAGCCCCACAATTTTCAAGACAAACTAATGTTACATTCCTCTTGTGCATCAAACTCTATAAACAAATTTCATATGGATAAATAGTGGACAGGAAAGACCGACTAACAGTCATTTGTATTTTAATTAAGCTATCAATGAACCCACAAAATCCGATCATACTTAAATCTATATCATGCCAACCAAGGAATCTTGTTCAATTAGTGGACTAAAAGAGAAGTTCGCCCTTAAGTAGTAAGGGTCAAAGAAGGGCAACCACGTATACTTAAACCAACATTTTTAATAACAAAGACTCATGGGGAAAAGGGGTGAAAGCTCTCCACTAATTCTTCTATAGCTGGATCCTCCACAACAACAAGAATCATTCGTTAGAATGGAGTTCCAACTTTGCACTTTCAAGACATTGAGAGTTGCCATTGAGAGTATTCAGATGCATATATGAGTTGTGTTAAAAGTTTCACATCGAACAACTGGTGCGGTGTGATGTAGAGTATTCAATATATCTTAGTTGGCTAGTAACATAGAGTTTTGAGAATGTTGATCCAACGGGATATATAAACAGGTTTGGACTTGGGTACTCTCTTGATGATTTCCCTATGTGAGGTATTGGGTTTCTACTATGCTCTTCTAACAAATGGTGTTAGAGCAAGTTCACATATGAAAGAAAGATTGTTGTTAGCCCATAACTTATTGGCCTGAAGGTCAACATGGAGAGCTTAGAATAGTGAAAGTAGTGAGCTATGTTCATACATGAGTTATTATCTATGGTTGGCTTCTATGGGTAGTTATCATCCAAGTTGGAacataacaaatagattgacaTCAACAATGAAACAAACGATCATGCCATCAGCACATTAAGAAATTTTGATGCAAAACTAAAAATAGGGATCACTTAGCAGTGAACACAACTTCAGTTAATGCCTCCCAACATGAAAGTCTTTTAAATAGAAAGTAGAGAAGGTCATAACCCTTCATATGCATTTTCCCATCTACCATGTCAGTGAGTCCATAATCATGAATAAAGTCGTCAACACGAACATATATATTGTACATGTTGGGATTTGACACAAAAACACAatgaaatagagagtaaaagcGAGAAAGAGAAATCAAGTCACAAGATTTTTATCTCGTTTTAccctaaaaaattatataaatatcaaaaaatttacatccggttgataaaataaaaattccatatAATTAGCTTATTGCaccttaaaaatttaaaaaatatttatttaaaaaaaataaattaaaataaaattttaaaaattttagaaaattaaaaacctaTTACAtcactctttttttaaattacaagcAACGGAGTAAATTTTATGTAGTATGAATCTCATCACAACAATCCATGCTTGTAGGAAAACAATGCCTACACATTTTCCTGAGTgaatcacttttttttaatgaagaaatttttaaaatgttttaaataaatttattttaaatttaatttaaataatttttatattattataaaattctcAAACTCACGACTCCATAACCCAAGATTGGATTATCATAGATATCCAACATCTTCATTTTTACCTAATGAAGTAAGAACGAAATATTCAAATAGGGTCAAGCATTCGATGACAAACTTAGTTATCATCACACCTTGAATCGTATAGGGATGGGGTGATGACAAACTTAGTTATCGTCACACCTTGAATCTTTCCACCTAAAGAACATAGCCTTAAACCGCCAAAATCCAAGCCCCCATGATAACACTCTTACTTTAATGGTCACTAACCAaggaacttgaaaagattgGGAAAGAGAGGGGTGAGCAGAGCAACCACAACTCAGTGAGTGGTACATATATTTCCTAAGCAGATCAAGCAGCCACTAtatattgtgtgtgtgtgtgtgtgtgtgtgtgtgtgtgtgtgtgtgtgtgtgtgtgtgtgtgagtagAGCATTACTAGAAACTCATAAATCCAACTCTTTAATACACATATCACATCATGTACGagtcatttcatttcaaaaagttttatACGATTCAAAAAATATTCGTTTAAATTGTCATAAACATCATTGGTCATGTCCATCGatcaatatcatcaaaatcacatACCTATGGTCCATCTCCTTGATCCATCTCATATCAAACCACATATCAATGGTCCACTCGTCAACTAATCTTTTGTTGAATATCAAACCATCATCACGACACAATGCCTAATGACAAAATGACCAAAATTCTCTCCTACTTCACTTAGAAAGCCAATGACTCGAcctaaaatgatattttaaattcAGTTTGCATACCCATAAGTCCTTCAATGGGCTCACAGAAATATTGACTACCAAACCCATATCCTCAATACCaataatcaaaaatcaaatccacAATCAATATCAATAATTGATTTCACAAACAAAATTCATAATCTTTCTTCATTCCGTTCATCAAACTGAATACATTTCACAGGAATTTCtcaaactatttcaaaattcctTTCACAAACCACATTCACGACGAAGTGTCTTTCGTAACAcctttctcaaatcattttagaaCTCATTCCATATATCAGTTTGCAAAGCGATACGTATCATTTCACAATACCTTTCACAAAACCATATATATTCAAATATAATAATTGCCCAATCCAAACTTTTATGCAATGAACATGCTTTAATAACTCGTGTGATAATCAAATCTTTATCGCTATCAAGAGATAAGTTTACAAATTCATAGAAGAGATAGCACAATTCACATGGAATGCCTAAAACCAAAGAATGAGCCAACGATTTCATAATCCTACTAATTAAATGAGAATCAACGTTAAAACCAAGGAAAACACTACCTCAACTACAAAATGGCTTAATTACTTCTAAATGCTAATAAAACAATTTCCACACACTAATAAATTACTTGCCTAAAACAATTATCAAGTCGTTCACAACATGAAACTTGAACgcaaaatcctaaaatttcgCTCCAACTAAACCGTTACTCAAAAATGACTCACAACATAGCCTACGGCTCCACGATGCCATAAACTAcaatttccaagaaattttgTTGCTTGACAACTCAAAAATTGAACTTCATTATTCGAATTTCACATAACTTTGAATTTAAACCCTAATCCCAAAATCTACTCTAATCAGACAAACAAATGATGTGAGCTCTTATTGGGCAATGCAATATAACGCCGAATcacctttcctttcttcctttatcttccctcttctctctttctttttgtttcaggTGGTGCGATTCTTGGCCTTACGAGCGCCCCTTCTTTCCCCTTTCTATATCCCTtccctttccatttttttccttctttgacttttcaactctctcctactttttcttattttttaatcgTAGTGAAACTCACTCTTTGGACTAAATCAAAAATTACAGTTATAGGTCTTTCTATGGACTAACTGAGCTGCATCAGTCTGTTCCAGAAGGAAGATTATAATCCACAAAAACACGATAATCGTTAGAGGGGAGCGAATCATTCAAAAGCATTTATGCTAAAAGATTGAGCTCCGGACCTTGGAATTGGAACCGCGGTGGGGGGGCAGTGATGGATTCACTCAAAATGAACAATAATCATGACTCAAACCTAATACACTGTCTCAGGTTTAGAACTCCCGTAGTTCCTGAAAGAGGGTCTCAGGCGTTAGTCGTCTCATCCCACCATTTTTACTCGTAAAATAATGAATTCGCTGTGTATACAGCAAACACATGAGCGACAGGTGAGTTTTCCTGTATAGAAAGAATGGTTGCATGTGCCAGGTACCTCGTTTGACCTCTAAGATGAAACTCCACTACAAAAATACCGGTTTTGGTTGTTACCAACGTGCGTATTAATTTAAATAGGCACCGTATATAAAACTGATTAGGGTTGACTGACTTCTTTAGGGGTTAGAATAAGACTTCCTAGCTACTAGATTTGCAAGCAAGATCCGTTAGGTCGCAATAAGTACTCCGTGCTCCTCGAGCACGCTTTGCGTTGAAGAATCTTTTGTTATCTCTATTCAAGTCCTTCCCTCCTCGGTAGCCGGAAATAACTACTATTCCAAGGCGGAAGTACGGCTACTCCCCAATAATGCAATATAAATTGACCTGCATTCAAATCACCGAACACTTTCAACACATGCACAAACTTGTTGTTGGCTGCAAAAACGGTTGTATCACGTGGATTCtgaaaatccataaaaatttcCTAAGTATACGGTGCCTCGACATGAAGAAGTCATCTCAATGTTTCAAGGTTTCTGAGGAATACTAACGATTATGCCAAAATTTATTGTCACTAAAAGATGCAAGAAATGTGATGTGAAAGGAGTAGCTAATGACTGCCGGATTTCTACGGGCACTCCTGATTACTGATTTGACAAAGATGACCatcttatgttatttttccTACCATACATGCTGCATTACGTTTCAAACTGGAAAGTCACTTTCTGCAAGATGGATATTGCAATGCATCGCCTCATTGAATAAGGGACCAAGAAATTGTTGCGGCGATTGCACCACCTTCACCCGTCATCAACAGAAATGTGCACTAAAATTTCCCTCATAAAATTTTTCACGCACGTAATTTTAAAGCTTCTATGCATAAAAAGTTTTTCTCGTCCCAACCTAAATCCCATGTCCGTCCCAGCCTAATTCCGGTGTCCCTCACCCGCAGGATTGGCAATGAAATGCTACCATACATGTAATCATCCACCTTCTCCTTACCACTTCCATTCATTTTCTAAATTCAATTATCTTTTAGAAATAGTCCTGCCAGAGCATGCTCCAACCTGTTCCCTTCCTCGTATGATATATGCAATTGCCTCAAACCCACATGTGCATCAAAACTAtatcggaagaaaaaaaaaagaattattgagCCCCGTttggcatcttcttcttcttcttttcaggCTATATATACACACCAGATGTAATTCCCTCTTGTTTAACTATCCTCAGAAGCTTTCAAAAGGAATCTAAAAAGGGTTCAAACTTTCTTGACCCTTTTCCATGCACATTTTCATGGACGAAGGCCATCTTGCTTGAAAATTACAATTCGGTGAAGCATTTGTTTAGCTTTTAGTGGGCGACTATGGAAACTGATGATGCATTTAGAATAAGCAGTGCAAGGCTGAGCAGTGCACGTTTGAGCAGCTCGGACATATGGAGGAATAGTGGGAAGGAGATCTTCTCAAGGTCTAGCAGGAATGAGGATGATGAGGAGGCTCTGAAATGGGCTGCAATTGAAAAGCTTCCAACTTACTTGCGCGTTCGGCGCAGCATTTTTGCCGACAAAGAAGGCAAGATAAGAGAAGTCGATGTCGAGAATCTTGATTTGATGGAGAGGAGGAACTTGTTGGAGAGGTTGCTGAAGACAGCTGAGGAAGACAATGAGAAGTTCTTGTTAAAGCTGAAGCAGAGAATTGAGAGGTACATGCTGACAACTTCTAATAAGCACTTCAGACATTCATTTAGTTGGTCATTGCCATATTCTTTAAGAGCATGTCAAAGTAAgcagaatatatatataattaagagAAAGAAACTTCATCTGGGAAATGGTATTTTCTTCTCCGAGCAGAAAGTTTCATTATAAATCTTGACAAGGTCTGTGTTTGCCCTTCTGTACTATAAACAGAGTTGGACTGGATTTTCCTACGATTGAAGTCCGATTCGAGCATCTAAATGTCGAGGCTGAAGCTTATGTTGGAAGCCGAGCTCTACCCACAATCTTTAATTTCTCTATCAACATGCTTGAGGTAATGTAACAGTCAATTCATTATATCTACTTCTTGAATTCTGCTCAAACGGACTAGTAATCAATGTCAACAGGGGTTTCTCAACTATTTTCACATCCTTCCTAGTAGAAAGAAGCCATTACCAATCCTCAATGATGTCAGCGGAATCATTAAGCCTCGCAggtaagaggagagagagttgCTACAGATTTTACCAGCATACAATGCTcaagatgtgagttctgatatTTTTGAcccaatttttatctttcttttgcaGAATGACATTACTTCTGGGGCCTCCAGGCTCTGGAAAGACCACGTTGCTTCTAGCATTAGCAGGGAAGCTTGGCAGAGATTTGACTGTAAGCATAAAGAGCGTACTTTAAGAGCAGTCTTACTATAGTAGTGAAATCCTTAAGTGTAAAAGTCAAAGAGTTTGTCAATCATAGCTTTCAGGAAGAGTCACGTACAATGGACAAGGGATGGAAGAATTTGTACCGCAGAGGACATCAGCTTATATAAGTCAATATGATCTCCATATAGCAGAAATGACTGTTAGGGAAACTTTGGCTTTCTCAGCCAGGTGTCAAGGTGTCGGACCCCATTATGGTAAGTTTgcactatttttctttgttaccATGATTGTAAGGTTGATATCTCAAAAAAAGCTAGGATTAAGAGGTATAATACTGACATTTTTTTTCAGATATGCTAGCAGAGTTAttaaggagagagaaggaggcaAACATCACACCTGATCCTGATATAGATATCTTTATGAAGGTGAGAGATAAGATCAGGACTAATAAATGGTCAAACTGCTTTCTGATTGCAGATTTTTATACATTCTTTTTACCGAATGGTcaaaaacattaattaattCCTGTAAGGACTTCTATTGATCTTAATCTTCTACAGGCAGCAGCACTGGAAGGACAGGAGACTAATGTTGTCGTCGATTATATAATCAAGGTATAGCCAAGAAAGTTAAAACACGATTAGTTGCTCTTTTTTCCACAAGGAAGAGGGGAAAGCACAAAGACTTAAAATTTCTGTTCATTTCGCAATGCCTAATTTTAGATACTAGGACTTGAAATCTGTGCCGACACAATAGTGGGAGATGAAATGATACGAGGCATCTCTGGGGGACAAAAGAAACGAGTCACAACAGGTAAGACCCAGAAGGCCACTTTGGTATCCGGTGTTTTTAGATGATTGCAATCCCTTTTCTATCAAGTTAGGTTGCTTTTCTTCAATTCGTGTTGACACAAAACAGGGGAGATGCTAGTCGGACCAGCCAAAGCACTCTTTATGGATGAAATATCAACTGGTTTGGATTGTTCGACAACATTCCAAATAGTGAAATCACTCAGACAGTCCATACACATCCTCAATGGGACTGCTCTAATATCCCTCCTCCAGCCTGCGCCGGAAACTTATGACCTGTTTGACGATATCATCCTTGTCTCGGAGGGGCAAATTGTTTACCAAGGTCCCCGAGAAAACGTGCTCGAGTTTTTCAGACACATGGGTTTTAAATGTCCTGAAAGGAAAGGAGTAGCTGATTTCTTGCAAGAAGTAATATTCCAAATTACATTCACATTTATATTTTCTGGCGCTATAAGAAACAATTGACTCATTAATTCTGTCTTCTGTAATATCGCCTGAAGCTGACTTCAAGGAAAGATCAAGAGCAGTATTGGGCGAATAAGGACACACCTTATAGGTTTGTAACAGTCAAGGAATTTTCCGAAGCATTTCAGTCGTTCCCCATTGGTCAGAAACTAGGTGATCAGCTTGTGATCCCATTCGACAAGTCAAAAGGCCTTCCAGCTGCTTTAACAACTAAGAAGTATGGGGTGAGCCAGAAAGAACTGTTGAGAGCTTGCATTTCAAGGGAAATTTTGCTAATGAAGAGAAATTCATTTgtctattttttcaaaatgttccAGGTGAGTAAGTTTGAATACTGGTTTTCCTATAGTGGTCTGCAATCCTGACTATGTAATGCATTTGATCTGTCAATACCATTTGTAATGTCCTAACACTTCCTTTTTCGGATGCATATCAGCTTACCCTTATGGCTTTCATAACAATGACGGTGTTCCTACGGACTGAGATGCACCGAGATACCGTGATAGATGGTGGGATTTATTTTGGCGCTCTCTTCTTCACTGTGATCATTATAATGCTTAATGGATTCTCAGAGCTTGCCATGACCATCATGAAGCTCCCAGTCTTCTACAAGCAGAGAGACCTCCTCTTCTTTCCTGTGTGGGCATATTCGCTGCCCACATGGATCCTGAAGATTCCAGTCACCATAGTAGAAGTTGCTATTTGGGTGATCATGACTTACTATGTCATAGGCTACTATGACCCTTACGCTGGAAGGTTGATCAAATTACAGTTATTTATAATTTCAGACTTTGATCCAATGATTCACATACTGATAAACTCTTTGCTACCAGGTTCTTCAAACAGTATTTTCTGCTACTATGTCTACATCAGATGGCATCTGGATTATTTCGACTCATTGCGGCATTGGGAAGGAATGTGATAGTGGCAAATACTTTTGGATCATTTGGATTACTTGCTTTTATGGTCTTGGGCGGATTCATCATATCAAGAGGTCAACCAATTATCTAAAAAACTATTCTTTTGATTTGCAATCACATATGCAATTTCCTGATGTGACATAATTTGAAGCCAGATGATGTTAAGCCGTGGTGGATATGGGGTTATTGGATCTCCCCAATGATGTATGGACAGAACGCAATGTCTGTAAACGAATTTCTCGGAAAGCAGTGGAGACATGTAAGCACCTTCTTATAAAACTTTCATTAAAGACTATAGAAAGAATTAATAAAGTTTGATTAAACTTTTGGAGTGTCAGCCGCTGAAGCTTCAGAACTTTTGTGGCACAGATTCCTCCTAACTCCACAGAACCTTTAGGAGTTTTGGTCCTGAAATCCCGCGGAATTTTTCCTGAAGCACGTTGGTATTGGATAGGAGTAGGAGCATCGATTGGATACATTTTTCTGTTCAATTTCTTGTTCACTGTGGCCTTGAAATATCTTGACCGTAAGTCTCTCACAAGGCATTTACTTTTGGGGGATTCAGTGTACCATTTTGTTGAACG
This genomic stretch from Eucalyptus grandis isolate ANBG69807.140 chromosome 3, ASM1654582v1, whole genome shotgun sequence harbors:
- the LOC104437706 gene encoding pleiotropic drug resistance protein 1 isoform X9 is translated as METDDAFRISSARLSSARLSSSDIWRNSGKEIFSRSSRNEDDEEALKWAAIEKLPTYLRVRRSIFADKEGKIREVDVENLDLMERRNLLERLLKTAEEDNEKFLLKLKQRIERVGLDFPTIEVRFEHLNVEAEAYVGSRALPTIFNFSINMLEGFLNYFHILPSRKKPLPILNDVSGIIKPRRMTLLLGPPGSGKTTLLLALAGKLGRDLTLSGRVTYNGQGMEEFVPQRTSAYISQYDLHIAEMTVRETLAFSARCQGVGPHYDMLAELLRREKEANITPDPDIDIFMKAAALEGQETNVVVDYIIKILGLEICADTIVGDEMIRGISGGQKKRVTTGEMLVGPAKALFMDEISTGLDCSTTFQIVKSLRQSIHILNGTALISLLQPAPETYDLFDDIILVSEGQIVYQGPRENVLEFFRHMGFKCPERKGVADFLQELTSRKDQEQYWANKDTPYRFVTVKEFSEAFQSFPIGQKLGDQLVIPFDKSKGLPAALTTKKYGVSQKELLRACISREILLMKRNSFVYFFKMFQLTLMAFITMTVFLRTEMHRDTVIDGGIYFGALFFTVIIIMLNGFSELAMTIMKLPVFYKQRDLLFFPVWAYSLPTWILKIPVTIVEVAIWVIMTYYVIGYYDPYAGRFFKQYFLLLCLHQMASGLFRLIAALGRNVIVANTFGSFGLLAFMVLGGFIISRDDVKPWWIWGYWISPMMYGQNAMSVNEFLGKQWRHIPPNSTEPLGVLVLKSRGIFPEARWYWIGVGASIGYIFLFNFLFTVALKYLDPIGKPQAVLSKETLAEKIASKNGEVIELSKLSTRVEGIKDSDLNRKRGMVLPFEPLSIAFDDIRYAIDMPREMKAQGIPEDRLELLKGVSGAFRTGVLTALMGVSGAGKTTLMDVLAGRKTGGYINGTITISGYPKKQETFARISGYCEQTDIHSPHVTVYESLVYSAWLRLPPEVDSKTRKMFIEDVMELIELTPLREALVGLTGVNGLSTEQRKRLTIAVELVANPSIIFMDEPTSGLDARAAAIVMRTVRNTVDTGRTVVCTIHQPSIDIFDAFDELFLLKKGGEEIYVGPTGQHSLHLINYFEGINGVPKIKDGYNPATWMLEVTTAAQEEILGVNFTEVYRSSDLFRRNKALINELSTPPPGSKDLHFPTQYSQSFFTQCMACLWKQHWSYERNQAYTAVRLLFTTFIALMFGTIFWNLGSKRRNQQDLFNAMGSMYSAVIFIGFQNTKSVQPVVAIERTVFYRERAAGMYSALPYAFAHVIIEIPYIFIQTVIYGVIVYAMIGFEWTASKFFWYIFCMFFTLLFFTLYGMMSVAVTPNHNIATIIASAFFAIWNLFSGFIVPHTRIPVWWRWYSWTCPIFWTLYGLVASQFGDVKDVLDSGETVEEFVRSYFGFRHDFLGVVAIVLVGLSLLSGFIFAFSTKAFNFQKR
- the LOC104437706 gene encoding pleiotropic drug resistance protein 1 isoform X4; translation: METDDAFRISSARLSSARLSSSDIWRNSGKEIFSRSSRNEDDEEALKWAAIEKLPTYLRVRRSIFADKEGKIREVDVENLDLMERRNLLERLLKTAEEDNEKFLLKLKQRIERVGLDFPTIEVRFEHLNVEAEAYVGSRALPTIFNFSINMLEGFLNYFHILPSRKKPLPILNDVSGIIKPRRMTLLLGPPGSGKTTLLLALAGKLGRDLTLSGRVTYNGQGMEEFVPQRTSAYISQYDLHIAEMTVRETLAFSARCQGVGPHYDMLAELLRREKEANITPDPDIDIFMKAAALEGQETNVVVDYIIKILGLEICADTIVGDEMIRGISGGQKKRVTTGEMLVGPAKALFMDEISTGLDCSTTFQIVKSLRQSIHILNGTALISLLQPAPETYDLFDDIILVSEGQIVYQGPRENVLEFFRHMGFKCPERKGVADFLQELTSRKDQEQYWANKDTPYRFVTVKEFSEAFQSFPIGQKLGDQLVIPFDKSKGLPAALTTKKYGVSQKELLRACISREILLMKRNSFVYFFKMFQLTLMAFITMTVFLRTEMHRDTVIDGGIYFGALFFTVIIIMLNGFSELAMTIMKLPVFYKQRDLLFFPVWAYSLPTWILKIPVTIVEVAIWVIMTYYVIGYYDPYAGRFFKQYFLLLCLHQMASGLFRLIAALGRNVIVANTFGSFGLLAFMVLGGFIISRDDVKPWWIWGYWISPMMYGQNAMSVNEFLGKQWRHIPPNSTEPLGVLVLKSRGIFPEARWYWIGVGASIGYIFLFNFLFTVALKYLDPIGKPQAVLSKETLAEKIASKNGEVIELSSRSQRSSSGEPQNQHILKLSTRVEGIKDSDLNRKRGMVLPFEPLSIAFDDIRYAIDMPREMKAQGIPEDRLELLKGVSGAFRTGVLTALMGVSGAGKTTLMDVLAGRKTGGYINGTITISGYPKKQETFARISGYCEQTDIHSPHVTVYESLVYSAWLRLPPEVDSKTRKMFIEDVMELIELTPLREALVGLTGVNGLSTEQRKRLTIAVELVANPSIIFMDEPTSGLDARAAAIVMRTVRNTVDTGRTVVCTIHQPSIDIFDAFDELFLLKKGGEEIYVGPTGQHSLHLINYFEGINGVPKIKDGYNPATWMLEVTTAAQEEILGVNFTEVYRSSDLFRRNKALINELSTPPPGSKDLHFPTQYSQSFFTQCMACLWKQHWSYERNQAYTAVRLLFTTFIALMFGTIFWNLGSKRRNQQDLFNAMGSMYSAVIFIGFQNTKSVQPVVAIERTVFYRERAAGMYSALPYAFAHVIIEIPYIFIQTVIYGVIVYAMIGFEWTASKFFWYIFCMFFTLLFFTLYGMMSVAVTPNHNIATIIASAFFAIWNLFSGFIVPHTRIPVWWRWYSWTCPIFWTLYGLVASQFGDVKDVLDSGETVEEFVRSYFGFRHDFLGVVAIVLVGLSLLSGFIFAFSTKAFNFQKR
- the LOC104437706 gene encoding pleiotropic drug resistance protein 1 isoform X7, with translation METDDAFRISSARLSSARLSSSDIWRNSGKEIFSRSSRNEDDEEALKWAAIEKLPTYLRVRRSIFADKEGKIREVDVENLDLMERRNLLERLLKTAEEDNEKFLLKLKQRIERVGLDFPTIEVRFEHLNVEAEAYVGSRALPTIFNFSINMLEGFLNYFHILPSRKKPLPILNDVSGIIKPRRMTLLLGPPGSGKTTLLLALAGKLGRDLTLSGRVTYNGQGMEEFVPQRTSAYISQYDLHIAEMTVRETLAFSARCQGVGPHYDMLAELLRREKEANITPDPDIDIFMKAAALEGQETNVVVDYIIKILGLEICADTIVGDEMIRGISGGQKKRVTTGEMLVGPAKALFMDEISTGLDCSTTFQIVKSLRQSIHILNGTALISLLQPAPETYDLFDDIILVSEGQIVYQGPRENVLEFFRHMGFKCPERKGVADFLQELTSRKDQEQYWANKDTPYRFVTVKEFSEAFQSFPIGQKLGDQLVIPFDKSKGLPAALTTKKYGVSQKELLRACISREILLMKRNSFVYFFKMFQLTLMAFITMTVFLRTEMHRDTVIDGGIYFGALFFTVIIIMLNGFSELAMTIMKLPVFYKQRDLLFFPVWAYSLPTWILKIPVTIVEVAIWVIMTYYVIGYYDPYAGRFFKQYFLLLCLHQMASGLFRLIAALGRNVIVANTFGSFGLLAFMVLGGFIISRDDVKPWWIWGYWISPMMYGQNAMSVNEFLGKQWRHIPPNSTEPLGVLVLKSRGIFPEARWYWIGVGASIGYIFLFNFLFTVALKYLDPIGKPQAVLSKETLAEKIASKNGEVIELSSRSQRSSSVEGIKDSDLNRKRGMVLPFEPLSIAFDDIRYAIDMPREMKAQGIPEDRLELLKGVSGAFRTGVLTALMGVSGAGKTTLMDVLAGRKTGGYINGTITISGYPKKQETFARISGYCEQTDIHSPHVTVYESLVYSAWLRLPPEVDSKTRKMFIEDVMELIELTPLREALVGLTGVNGLSTEQRKRLTIAVELVANPSIIFMDEPTSGLDARAAAIVMRTVRNTVDTGRTVVCTIHQPSIDIFDAFDELFLLKKGGEEIYVGPTGQHSLHLINYFEGINGVPKIKDGYNPATWMLEVTTAAQEEILGVNFTEVYRSSDLFRRNKALINELSTPPPGSKDLHFPTQYSQSFFTQCMACLWKQHWSYERNQAYTAVRLLFTTFIALMFGTIFWNLGSKRRNQQDLFNAMGSMYSAVIFIGFQNTKSVQPVVAIERTVFYRERAAGMYSALPYAFAHVIIEIPYIFIQTVIYGVIVYAMIGFEWTASKFFWYIFCMFFTLLFFTLYGMMSVAVTPNHNIATIIASAFFAIWNLFSGFIVPHTRIPVWWRWYSWTCPIFWTLYGLVASQFGDVKDVLDSGETVEEFVRSYFGFRHDFLGVVAIVLVGLSLLSGFIFAFSTKAFNFQKR
- the LOC104437706 gene encoding pleiotropic drug resistance protein 1 isoform X6, translating into METDDAFRISSARLSSARLSSSDIWRNSGKEIFSRSSRNEDDEEALKWAAIEKLPTYLRVRRSIFADKEGKIREVDVENLDLMERRNLLERLLKTAEEDNEKFLLKLKQRIERVGLDFPTIEVRFEHLNVEAEAYVGSRALPTIFNFSINMLEGFLNYFHILPSRKKPLPILNDVSGIIKPRRMTLLLGPPGSGKTTLLLALAGKLGRDLTLSGRVTYNGQGMEEFVPQRTSAYISQYDLHIAEMTVRETLAFSARCQGVGPHYDMLAELLRREKEANITPDPDIDIFMKAAALEGQETNVVVDYIIKILGLEICADTIVGDEMIRGISGGQKKRVTTGEMLVGPAKALFMDEISTGLDCSTTFQIVKSLRQSIHILNGTALISLLQPAPETYDLFDDIILVSEGQIVYQGPRENVLEFFRHMGFKCPERKGVADFLQELTSRKDQEQYWANKDTPYRFVTVKEFSEAFQSFPIGQKLGDQLVIPFDKSKGLPAALTTKKYGVSQKELLRACISREILLMKRNSFVYFFKMFQLTLMAFITMTVFLRTEMHRDTVIDGGIYFGALFFTVIIIMLNGFSELAMTIMKLPVFYKQRDLLFFPVWAYSLPTWILKIPVTIVEVAIWVIMTYYVIGYYDPYAGRFFKQYFLLLCLHQMASGLFRLIAALGRNVIVANTFGSFGLLAFMVLGGFIISRDDVKPWWIWGYWISPMMYGQNAMSVNEFLGKQWRHIPPNSTEPLGVLVLKSRGIFPEARWYWIGVGASIGYIFLFNFLFTVALKYLDPIGKPQAVLSKETLAEKIASKNGEVIDGAQRSVTHRKLSTRVEGIKDSDLNRKRGMVLPFEPLSIAFDDIRYAIDMPREMKAQGIPEDRLELLKGVSGAFRTGVLTALMGVSGAGKTTLMDVLAGRKTGGYINGTITISGYPKKQETFARISGYCEQTDIHSPHVTVYESLVYSAWLRLPPEVDSKTRKMFIEDVMELIELTPLREALVGLTGVNGLSTEQRKRLTIAVELVANPSIIFMDEPTSGLDARAAAIVMRTVRNTVDTGRTVVCTIHQPSIDIFDAFDELFLLKKGGEEIYVGPTGQHSLHLINYFEGINGVPKIKDGYNPATWMLEVTTAAQEEILGVNFTEVYRSSDLFRRNKALINELSTPPPGSKDLHFPTQYSQSFFTQCMACLWKQHWSYERNQAYTAVRLLFTTFIALMFGTIFWNLGSKRRNQQDLFNAMGSMYSAVIFIGFQNTKSVQPVVAIERTVFYRERAAGMYSALPYAFAHVIIEIPYIFIQTVIYGVIVYAMIGFEWTASKFFWYIFCMFFTLLFFTLYGMMSVAVTPNHNIATIIASAFFAIWNLFSGFIVPHTRIPVWWRWYSWTCPIFWTLYGLVASQFGDVKDVLDSGETVEEFVRSYFGFRHDFLGVVAIVLVGLSLLSGFIFAFSTKAFNFQKR